The Litchfieldia alkalitelluris genome has a window encoding:
- a CDS encoding ECF transporter S component: protein MGNAKVGIIFLIAFPPLLLLLSFILQNEFFLIFGMGILITSLFVFFRSFEKRPIDAREIVLLATISAIAAVSRIPFSMLPSVQPTTFIIIVSGIVFGAESGFLIGAVAALVSNIFLGQGPWTPWQMYSWGMIGLIAGLLRHTVFMKSKIGLAVYGIVVGFAFGWIMNLYFLIGFIKDVSWKEFIAYFATSFYFDLGHAISNLFFILIFGSAWIKIMTRFKVKYGLLTK, encoded by the coding sequence ATGGGAAATGCCAAGGTAGGTATTATTTTTCTAATTGCCTTTCCACCTCTTTTATTACTTTTGTCCTTTATTCTACAAAATGAATTTTTTCTTATATTTGGAATGGGCATATTAATTACCTCATTATTTGTATTTTTTCGGTCGTTTGAGAAAAGACCGATTGATGCAAGAGAAATTGTGTTATTGGCTACTATTTCTGCAATTGCAGCAGTAAGTAGAATCCCTTTCTCAATGCTACCGAGTGTGCAACCAACGACATTCATAATTATAGTAAGCGGAATTGTATTTGGTGCAGAAAGTGGTTTTTTGATTGGGGCGGTTGCCGCTCTTGTATCGAACATCTTTTTAGGACAAGGCCCATGGACACCTTGGCAGATGTATAGCTGGGGAATGATAGGGCTAATTGCAGGACTATTACGTCATACAGTTTTCATGAAGTCAAAAATAGGACTTGCTGTATATGGAATTGTTGTAGGTTTTGCATTTGGTTGGATTATGAATTTATATTTTTTAATTGGGTTTATCAAAGATGTTTCATGGAAAGAGTTTATTGCCTATTTTGCAACAAGCTTTTATTTTGATCTTGGGCATGCCATCTCAAATTTATTTTTTATTCTAATCTTTGGATCTGCTTGGATTAAAATAATGACGAGGTTTAAA
- a CDS encoding energy-coupling factor transporter transmembrane component T, translating into MKLKVETKSIGFILRNMEKTSLRFHFYHPIVHLIYFLGLMVLATLISHPGYLTIFLLLLIILQFTYNGGRQLKNWSVYIVLLLLFIIIINPLMNRRGSHILFYLGENPIMLEGLVYGIRMALSLVCILFIFFVFNVILTDIKLFYLFGKIAPKSALLSILTMRFVPLLKRRLNEIIMVQRRRAITTDHGKLKQKLRSGMIIIQVLLTWSLEDAIQTADSMKARGYDSKARSMYQRYYFTSSDLITIGSLLFLILIILFGFLNFGSGNLTIYPELQLKAISGSEVYFLLPFCLYISLPLLIELKEWIRWKFFA; encoded by the coding sequence GTGAAATTAAAAGTGGAGACGAAATCAATTGGATTTATATTGAGAAATATGGAGAAAACTAGTCTGAGATTTCATTTTTACCATCCAATCGTTCATTTAATATACTTTTTAGGATTAATGGTATTAGCTACGTTAATTTCTCATCCTGGTTATTTAACCATTTTTCTGTTACTACTCATCATTTTACAGTTCACTTATAATGGTGGGCGCCAGCTTAAAAACTGGTCTGTTTACATTGTGTTATTGCTACTTTTTATAATTATTATTAATCCACTCATGAATCGACGCGGAAGTCATATTTTATTTTATCTTGGTGAAAACCCTATTATGTTAGAAGGTCTTGTATATGGCATTAGGATGGCATTATCATTAGTTTGCATTTTGTTTATTTTCTTTGTATTTAATGTCATATTAACGGATATTAAGTTGTTTTATTTATTTGGTAAAATTGCCCCTAAGTCTGCACTGTTATCAATACTTACTATGCGTTTTGTTCCTCTTCTTAAGAGAAGGTTGAATGAAATTATAATGGTTCAGCGTAGGAGAGCAATTACTACAGATCATGGTAAATTAAAACAAAAATTACGTTCTGGAATGATCATTATTCAGGTTTTATTAACATGGTCATTAGAAGATGCGATACAAACAGCAGATTCAATGAAGGCTAGAGGTTATGATAGTAAAGCTAGATCTATGTATCAACGTTACTATTTCACATCAAGTGATTTAATCACGATAGGTTCATTGCTGTTTCTTATATTGATCATTCTTTTTGGTTTTTTAAATTTTGGAAGCGGAAATTTAACCATTTATCCAGAATTACAATTAAAAGCGATATCGGGCTCAGAAGTGTATTTTCTACTCCCATTTTGTTTATATATTAGTTTACCGTTATTGATCGAATTAAAGGAGTGGATAAGGTGGAAATTTTTCGCTTAG
- a CDS encoding DUF4430 domain-containing protein produces MSLRKIQILIISLLLLLVTGCSTGHSQDSMSATDHQNRQLYSSEKNADNIVKSRNEESENTTKANETSETNQEKEKEKTESQSEQQENTVKNTTPPNEQKKEETKESTKNTDTNTKKTTTQKKQDTTKEKTTTTPEEKEFVSITINGKETILSKTRVAYQSGDTVLKILQRVTKEKGIPLSVRGNGGTAYVEGINNLFEFDYGPESGWIYKVNSVSQNIGAGASEIKSGDEINWIYIEKYGEN; encoded by the coding sequence ATGTCACTTAGAAAAATACAAATTCTTATCATTTCTTTATTACTTCTGCTTGTAACCGGATGTTCTACTGGTCATTCGCAAGATTCAATGAGCGCTACTGACCATCAAAATCGTCAACTCTATTCAAGTGAAAAGAACGCAGATAATATAGTGAAAAGCAGAAATGAAGAATCAGAAAATACAACCAAAGCAAATGAAACTTCTGAGACTAATCAGGAAAAAGAAAAAGAGAAAACAGAGAGTCAATCTGAGCAACAAGAAAATACAGTGAAAAATACGACACCGCCTAATGAACAAAAAAAGGAAGAAACAAAAGAAAGTACGAAGAATACAGATACAAATACAAAAAAGACAACTACACAAAAAAAACAGGATACAACAAAGGAAAAAACGACAACCACTCCTGAAGAAAAAGAGTTTGTCAGTATAACGATTAATGGAAAAGAAACGATTCTTTCAAAAACAAGGGTAGCATATCAATCAGGTGATACGGTATTAAAAATCCTTCAAAGAGTGACAAAGGAAAAAGGTATACCACTAAGTGTCAGAGGAAATGGAGGAACTGCCTATGTTGAAGGAATAAATAACCTATTTGAATTTGATTACGGTCCTGAAAGTGGATGGATATACAAAGTGAATAGCGTGTCACAAAACATAGGTGCCGGGGCAAGTGAAATTAAAAGTGGAGACGAAATCAATTGGATTTATATTGAGAAATATGGAGAAAACTAG
- a CDS encoding ABC transporter ATP-binding protein yields MEIFRLEQIEFSYPEQKDQILNGINLSIQQGEFVVLCGKTGCGKSTLLKHLKPELTPIGTRRGNIYYFNQSLEHTNASRLISEVGMVFQDPENQIVMDEVYQELIFGMENMGIENDVMRKRLAELVQFFDLDSLLYKKTYEISGGQKQMINLASILLLQPKVLLLDEPTSQLDPISSKEFIQLLYRINQEFGITIIMVEHRIEEVLPLADRLILLEQGKIIYDGQPKDVIYDSLSSSNNFFKPFIPSISKLFLEVEENVESSAIPLTVKEGKKWISELTINYAKELTDQKIINNKEVLINCKHVYFRYSRDSAYILKNLNLAINKGDFFSIVGKNGSGKSTLLKVCGLLLKPERGKLFYKGMSSRATKENILQKEVAYLPQNPKSFFTQDTLKEELSFQAEQLDIENRNTTISVIVNQFNLQKILDRHPYDCSGGEQQKAALACLLLSDPEILFIDEPTKGLDPTAKEQLGQLLQDLHKEGKTIVMSTHDIEFAARYSTRSGMIFDGDLTAIGSSAGFFKGNYFYTTSINRITRDHPGLEAVTIEEVREKWEMPR; encoded by the coding sequence GTGGAAATTTTTCGCTTAGAACAGATAGAATTCTCTTATCCTGAGCAAAAAGATCAAATCTTAAATGGAATAAATCTATCAATTCAGCAGGGTGAATTTGTTGTTTTATGTGGAAAAACAGGTTGTGGGAAAAGTACATTGTTGAAGCATTTAAAACCAGAACTAACCCCTATTGGCACAAGAAGAGGAAACATCTATTATTTCAATCAATCACTCGAACATACTAATGCGAGCAGGCTTATTTCTGAGGTTGGGATGGTGTTCCAAGATCCTGAGAATCAAATTGTAATGGATGAAGTCTATCAGGAATTAATTTTTGGTATGGAGAACATGGGAATTGAAAACGACGTTATGAGAAAGCGTTTGGCGGAACTCGTACAATTCTTTGATTTAGATTCTTTATTGTATAAAAAAACATATGAAATATCGGGTGGGCAAAAACAGATGATCAATTTGGCATCAATTCTTCTTTTGCAGCCAAAGGTACTTCTGTTGGATGAACCAACATCCCAATTAGACCCAATCTCTTCAAAAGAATTTATTCAACTTCTTTATCGAATCAACCAGGAGTTTGGCATAACAATTATTATGGTTGAACATCGTATAGAGGAAGTTCTTCCATTAGCCGATCGCCTTATTTTATTAGAGCAGGGAAAAATCATATACGATGGTCAACCTAAGGATGTCATTTATGATTCTTTGAGTAGTTCAAATAATTTTTTTAAACCATTTATTCCTTCAATTTCAAAGCTGTTTTTAGAGGTAGAGGAAAATGTGGAATCAAGTGCTATACCACTGACAGTAAAGGAAGGGAAAAAGTGGATAAGTGAACTTACTATCAATTATGCGAAAGAATTGACAGACCAAAAAATTATCAATAATAAGGAAGTCCTTATAAATTGTAAACATGTATATTTTCGGTATAGTCGTGATAGTGCATATATTCTAAAAAACTTAAATTTAGCAATAAATAAGGGCGACTTTTTTTCAATAGTAGGTAAAAACGGGTCAGGAAAGTCAACACTATTAAAAGTTTGCGGTCTCTTACTAAAGCCTGAAAGAGGGAAGCTGTTTTATAAAGGAATGTCTAGCCGAGCAACAAAAGAAAACATCTTACAAAAGGAAGTAGCATACCTTCCGCAAAATCCTAAATCCTTCTTTACACAAGATACTTTAAAAGAAGAGTTATCATTTCAGGCTGAGCAATTGGATATAGAAAATAGAAACACCACTATCTCGGTGATTGTTAATCAATTTAACCTTCAGAAAATATTAGATAGACATCCGTATGATTGTAGTGGGGGAGAACAACAAAAGGCTGCCTTAGCATGTTTATTATTAAGTGATCCGGAAATTCTCTTTATCGATGAACCTACTAAAGGATTAGATCCAACAGCAAAAGAACAACTGGGCCAGTTACTACAAGATTTACATAAAGAGGGCAAAACCATTGTCATGTCCACTCATGATATCGAGTTTGCAGCAAGGTACTCTACAAGAAGTGGGATGATTTTCGATGGTGATCTAACAGCTATTGGTTCGTCTGCTGGCTTTTTCAAAGGAAATTACTTTTATACGACATCAATCAATCGGATAACAAGAGATCATCCTGGACTTGAGGCGGTCACAATTGAGGAGGTTAGGGAGAAATGGGAAATGCCAAGGTAG
- a CDS encoding DUF4430 domain-containing protein, with protein MSRKITTSFIAFAFLLIQLSFFYPVQALAQAVDTANLVVEDSTGKILAEGDLEITEDSTALTLLQNLVGTENVELDYYEDKPYIVGINGLNSYSDEVGFHYWSIIYNGEYSELGVSEIVPKANDVIQFVFVTWFNEPVAEHGTVTIKNGSSVLVDSESFEITEGKTALDALKEVVGEENVSIVDDPTYGAYITGINGIMSEGTYYWAFYVNGGFAEEGIGSYQVQPEDELLFEYVSWDTTTPEDPGTEEPEPTDPEEIDQTELNNKVKELLPVTKNYLLNAGINTAWEAIAISQFDGSVPASYLTAVKQELRDKEGTFRNVTDYERHVLGISAAGGNPTDIEGYNLIEKIYNNERMTNQGLNGPIFALIAFDSKQFEIPSDALWTRDKLITYILDAQNTDGGFGLFGSTSDVDVTAMALSALANYQDNNRVKEATNHALAWLSSVQNENGGFSSSNGEASESTAEVIIALSSLKVNPMDEMFTKENGNLISHLLQFGLEDGQFSHLIDQGGNDIATEKAFLALVAYNQFLASKNSVYDFTLTPVIDVEEEVKQPEVSKPNPVKEAPTESETQQPSSDDQQKDSDSDVGHPLPNTATSAYNVLLIGLLLLVVGVAFYTYSNKRKLI; from the coding sequence ATGTCTAGAAAAATTACTACATCTTTTATTGCTTTTGCATTTTTGCTAATTCAGCTTTCATTCTTTTATCCTGTACAAGCATTAGCTCAGGCAGTTGACACAGCTAATCTAGTAGTAGAAGATAGCACTGGGAAAATTTTAGCAGAGGGCGATTTAGAAATAACTGAGGATTCAACAGCCCTTACATTATTACAAAACTTAGTTGGAACTGAAAATGTTGAACTAGATTACTATGAAGATAAACCCTATATTGTAGGAATTAATGGATTAAACTCTTACTCTGATGAAGTTGGTTTTCATTATTGGTCAATTATCTATAATGGGGAGTATTCTGAGCTTGGTGTTTCAGAAATCGTCCCAAAAGCTAATGATGTCATTCAGTTTGTGTTTGTTACATGGTTTAATGAACCAGTTGCCGAGCATGGAACAGTTACGATCAAAAATGGCTCTAGTGTATTAGTCGATTCGGAAAGCTTTGAAATTACGGAAGGTAAAACTGCCTTGGATGCTCTTAAGGAGGTCGTAGGCGAGGAAAATGTATCAATTGTGGATGATCCAACCTATGGTGCTTATATTACAGGGATTAATGGGATTATGTCTGAAGGAACGTATTATTGGGCTTTCTATGTAAATGGTGGATTTGCAGAAGAAGGCATCGGTTCTTATCAAGTTCAACCTGAAGATGAGCTGTTATTTGAATATGTTTCTTGGGATACAACAACTCCTGAAGATCCTGGTACTGAGGAACCTGAACCAACAGATCCTGAGGAAATAGATCAAACGGAGCTTAATAACAAAGTGAAGGAACTACTTCCAGTTACAAAGAACTATTTATTAAATGCTGGTATCAATACTGCATGGGAAGCAATTGCGATTTCACAATTTGATGGAAGTGTTCCTGCTTCATACCTAACAGCTGTAAAACAAGAATTAAGAGATAAAGAAGGAACTTTCCGTAATGTCACGGACTATGAACGTCATGTTTTAGGTATATCAGCAGCTGGAGGTAATCCAACAGATATAGAAGGATATAACTTAATTGAAAAAATTTATAATAATGAGCGTATGACAAATCAAGGCTTAAATGGGCCAATCTTTGCTCTTATTGCATTTGATAGTAAACAATTTGAGATCCCAAGTGATGCACTTTGGACAAGAGATAAATTAATTACTTATATCCTTGATGCTCAAAATACGGATGGTGGATTCGGCTTGTTTGGAAGTACGTCAGACGTTGACGTAACTGCGATGGCTCTTTCTGCACTAGCTAACTACCAAGATAACAATCGTGTAAAAGAAGCAACTAATCATGCTTTAGCTTGGTTGTCATCAGTTCAAAATGAAAATGGAGGTTTCTCATCTTCAAATGGTGAAGCTAGTGAATCAACAGCTGAAGTGATTATTGCTCTTTCTTCATTAAAAGTAAATCCTATGGACGAGATGTTCACAAAGGAAAATGGCAACTTAATCAGTCATTTACTTCAATTTGGACTAGAAGATGGACAATTTAGCCATTTAATAGATCAAGGTGGAAATGATATTGCAACAGAAAAGGCATTCTTGGCTCTTGTAGCTTATAATCAATTCTTAGCAAGTAAAAACTCTGTATATGACTTCACACTTACACCAGTTATCGATGTTGAGGAGGAAGTGAAGCAACCAGAAGTTTCTAAACCAAACCCAGTGAAAGAGGCTCCAACCGAAAGTGAAACACAACAACCTTCGTCTGACGATCAACAAAAGGATTCTGATTCAGATGTGGGGCATCCATTGCCTAATACAGCAACTTCAGCGTATAATGTATTATTAATTGGATTGTTACTTTTAGTAGTTGGTGTAGCTTTTTACACTTATAGTAATAAAAGAAAGTTAATCTAA
- a CDS encoding ATP-binding protein, translated as MMFWRSVVGKLWITILLLVSFVLFILTVLLLQHFENFLVDETEADLNQLATKIATTIENYEDKDVARSIAWEFADDVTKVLIIYDEETYWYSPELDSIGNLPISYFMDDPELEKVFSEDKTVSEKKYLTDSTLKSQFPDQMFVVGAPLHFSSGKTGAVFLYQSLNIVEETSRRTTSFIYLAAGVAIILTTIFAFFLLTRITAPLRKMKEAAFELAKGKFDTKVPILTNDEIGELATAFNQMARQLKFNINAVNQEKEQLSSILSSMADGVITLNRDGTILITNPPAERFLQAWYYQQGMKNNPGEELPSEIRELFQKAVSFEKEQVTEINLQGRNWVILMSPLYNQTYIRGAVAVLRDMTEERRLDKLRKDFIANVSHELRTPIAMLQGYSEAIIDDIASTEEEKKEIVKVINDESLRMGRLVNELLDLARMEAGHITLNKEDVNLDHFIEKVIRKFQGLAKDKGIHLKSIKNQSELGYLLIDVDRIEQVLTNLIDNAIRHTDEFGYVTLTSTAQENGVLFEISDSGTGIPEEDLPFVFERFYKADKARTRGRSGTGLGLAIAKNIVDSHNGEISVHSKINEGTTFTFFLPRKYE; from the coding sequence ATGATGTTTTGGCGAAGTGTAGTAGGTAAGCTATGGATTACCATACTTTTACTAGTTTCCTTTGTACTATTTATATTAACGGTTCTTCTCCTCCAACATTTTGAGAACTTTTTAGTAGACGAAACAGAAGCTGACTTAAATCAGTTAGCAACAAAAATAGCAACGACAATCGAAAATTATGAAGATAAAGATGTAGCGCGATCGATTGCGTGGGAATTTGCTGATGATGTAACAAAAGTTTTAATTATCTATGATGAGGAAACCTACTGGTATTCTCCTGAATTAGATTCAATTGGGAACTTACCTATTTCATATTTTATGGATGATCCGGAGTTGGAAAAAGTATTCTCAGAGGATAAGACCGTAAGTGAGAAAAAGTATTTAACTGATTCAACGTTAAAATCACAATTTCCGGATCAGATGTTTGTTGTTGGTGCTCCTCTTCATTTCTCAAGCGGTAAAACTGGAGCTGTATTCTTGTATCAATCGTTAAATATTGTTGAAGAAACATCACGACGGACAACAAGCTTCATTTATTTAGCCGCAGGAGTTGCAATTATCTTAACAACCATTTTTGCTTTTTTCCTGCTTACTAGGATTACTGCGCCTTTAAGGAAAATGAAAGAAGCAGCGTTTGAACTTGCTAAGGGGAAGTTTGATACAAAGGTTCCAATACTTACGAATGATGAAATAGGGGAACTTGCAACTGCTTTTAATCAAATGGCACGACAATTAAAATTTAATATTAATGCCGTTAACCAAGAGAAAGAACAACTTTCTAGTATCTTATCAAGTATGGCAGATGGTGTAATTACCTTAAATAGAGATGGAACGATATTAATTACGAATCCTCCGGCAGAGCGTTTTCTACAAGCATGGTATTACCAACAAGGGATGAAAAATAACCCTGGTGAAGAGCTGCCATCAGAAATTCGAGAGTTATTCCAAAAAGCTGTAAGCTTTGAGAAGGAACAGGTAACCGAAATCAATTTACAGGGGAGAAATTGGGTTATTTTGATGAGCCCACTATATAACCAAACCTATATTCGTGGGGCTGTGGCAGTTCTTAGAGACATGACTGAGGAAAGACGTTTGGATAAGTTACGTAAAGATTTTATTGCAAATGTTTCACACGAACTTCGTACACCAATAGCAATGCTTCAAGGATATAGTGAAGCAATCATTGATGATATTGCCAGCACTGAAGAGGAGAAAAAGGAAATTGTTAAGGTTATTAATGATGAGTCATTAAGAATGGGAAGACTTGTTAATGAACTTCTTGACCTCGCACGGATGGAAGCAGGACACATTACTTTAAATAAAGAAGACGTAAATCTTGATCATTTCATTGAAAAGGTTATTCGTAAGTTCCAAGGACTTGCAAAGGACAAGGGTATTCATTTGAAATCGATAAAAAATCAATCAGAGCTTGGATATCTTCTTATCGATGTTGATCGAATTGAGCAAGTTTTAACCAACTTAATCGATAATGCAATTCGCCACACAGATGAATTCGGTTATGTGACTTTAACTAGCACTGCTCAAGAAAATGGTGTTTTGTTTGAAATCTCGGATTCAGGAACAGGTATACCAGAGGAAGATCTTCCATTTGTATTTGAGCGTTTCTATAAAGCTGATAAAGCTAGAACAAGAGGCCGTTCAGGTACAGGACTTGGGCTAGCAATTGCGAAGAATATTGTCGATTCACACAACGGTGAAATATCAGTACACAGCAAAATAAACGAAGGAACGACATTTACCTTCTTTTTACCCCGAAAATATGAGTAA